Within Candidatus Cloacimonadota bacterium, the genomic segment GATGTACGAAATCACTGCTCTACATGGCTTATTTCTGCATAGGGAAAGGCTTTGAGCCAAAAGGGATGCTTTGTGCAAAGAGCCCCATACCGCTACAGTAATAAGTACAAAATATATAATTTTAAAGGAGAAAAGAAGAGATTGAAGGAAATCGACTCCGAACAGTAGGCAAAGCAACCAGTAGGCTGCAAAAAAGCTTAACAACTTGCGAATTGCAAACAGAAAACTGGAATATAACAAAGGTTCTGCATTTAGATATAGCAATACCAGCAATGTTTGAGCCGCAAGTTGGCGGAAAGATGCTTCAAAACCCGTAAAAATACCTATTACAAAGATGCCCAGCCTGAGTAGCACATGCTGGCGCATAATTAACTGGGACTTCATTTACTTTCTGAGTCCTCTTTATTAGCGGGGGGAGCTGGAATGGGATCTATATTACTTACAGGGTTTTGTTCTGTGTTGTTTTCTAAAGCTTCAGTGGGATTACTATCTACTTGGGGCAAAACATCAAGGCTGTCTGGCTTTAAGCTATCTGTTGTAGGAAGAGTATGATCCTTCTCTATTGTTAAACTTTCTTCTAGGGCAGCTTTCTCTTCGATATCGAGGATATTGTTAATGGCTTCAGAAGGTTTTACCGATAGGGAATCTTCAACTTGTGGACTAGAGCCTATATCAAGGCTATCTATTTCCGCTTTTAGGGTGTCGATGCTCAAGCTATCTACTAATGTGGTTTGCGAAAGCATATCTAGGCTGTCCAATTCGATTGGTTCTGTGCTGTTCAAGCTATCGGGATCTGCCGTAAGCAAACTATCGGGGACTTGAATATAACTATAATCCGATTCTCGCTTCAAAAATTTCTGTCCGTCATAAAAGCGGAGCACTAGCTGTTTATATTCAGGAGGTTCGTCATATTCTAAGACCACATTCAAATAGGTTTTGGCTAAGGTAGTATCGGGAGCTTCAAAACTGTAGTGCCAACCTAAGCGGTAATTTGCTTTTATGCTGAGATCACTATATTCGCTTTCTATAAAATCTTGCATGGCAGAAATGAGCGAATCGGGGTTATCTGGATACATCTCTAAGGCAGCATCGAAGGCAATTTCTGCTTCTTCCCAGTCTGGATCGGTTAGTGTGGGTTTTTTGCCGGCAACGACGGCATTGGCAGCGGCAGTATAAAGGCTTCGAGGGAAGCGTTGAATTAAGGTTTGATGTATCTCTTCGGTTTCGTCTTCCCTACCGGATATTTTGTTTTGGATAGTGAACATGGAATAATAGCAGAAGGGTAAAATCTCGGTATCGAACTGGTGAAGAATTTCGTTGAGTTCTTCCAATTGCTTTTGTTCTGTTTCAAGTCGTCGCTCTAGGGTGTTTATGGAGGCATAAAGCTCTTCAGGGCTTAATGCTTTTTCCGGCGTTTCAGGAGGGCTTTCTGCGTGCTCAGCGCTTTGTGGGTTATCTATATCCAAAGTTAAATCATTTTGAGTAACAGCATCAGGAATATCGGGTTTGGGTTCAATTATCTCTTCTGTGTTAAGGCTATCGGCAAATTGAACCTCCTCTATGCTCACAGAAGTTGTGCTATCCGGCAGGCTTGTGGCTTCTAACACATTTAATTCAGTTGCCTCAGTAATTGTTTCAACTATTTCTGGACTTTCTGCAAAACTGCTATCTACAGCAGTATCTGTTTCTTCCAAAAGTATTGAGAGCGAATCCGGCATAACTGTTGCCAAGCTATCTTCGATACTTACTGCAATGTCTGTTTTGAGGCTATCTGAAAGCATAAATTCTAAGCTGTCTATTTGAGCAGTGATTTCGGAAATGACCTGGCTTAAAGAATCTATTTGTATAGCGAAACTATCTCTTTGGGCTATTACGAATTGATAGTTCATTAAGGCAGAATCCGGCAATGCGATGGCACCTAAGAAGCTTTCGGCTCGTTGATAATAATAATCCAAAAATTGTTGCAAATTGTTGCTGTTGGAAGGTTTTTGTCCACTTGTACTTTGGGTTATGGCACTTGCCAACTGATTGCCTAGAGTGCTGTATTCGGAAGTGCTAAACTCGGCTCTAACTTTATTTAGATAGGTAACTGCAGTATCGTGATCATTATTAGTATAATATAGATATCTTCCCCAATAGTAGTATGCTGCAGCAGAATGCTCTGTGCGAGAATAGGTCTTGGTTACGCTTTCCAATTCTTCCAAGCCATCTTCTTCTTCGCCATTTGCCAAGAGAATTCTGCCATAAAGCACTTTTGCGCGCGATAGCATATCGGGTCTGGTTTCGTTGCGCACCACATATCTGATTTCTTTTAGGGCGTCTACGTACTGCTGTAACATCATCATGTTAATGGCTATATAATAGTGAGCCTCCAATTTCTTTTCTTTAGGGATTCCCCTGGTATCAATAAAGGTTCTAAATTCCTCTAAAGATTTATTGTAATCCTTCTGCATATAGTAGTTTTTCCCAATCAAGAAAAACGCTTCTTTTGCTTCCTTTGTTTTACCATAATCATTCATTATGCGTTGCAGCCAATATTGAGCACGGATATAGTCTTCATCCGAGATTTCAAAATCGGCTAAGAGCAGAAGGGCTCGGGGATGGTGCTTAATGTATTTGGGATTGCGAACAAATCCTTCTAATACAGCCTCAGATTGAGCAGCCTGATTGATCTCGCGCAGAATTCTTGCCAAATAGATATTTGCATCGGGGATATGTTTACTTTTGGGGTATCCGGTAATCAGGCTTTCGAAAGCATCTTTGGCTTGAAAGGCAGAATTCTTTTTGTAATACAAAGCTCGTGCCATCAAGAACAGTGCATCATCGGCTCGTTTTCCGGTGCTATTACGAGTTAGGATAATGCCGCATTTCTGAATGGTTTTGGTGTATTCGTCTACTGCTTGAGGCGTAGGACGTCCATTGGCGCTTAGGGGGCGTTCCTGCGCACTCTTAAAATAGTTTTTGGCATTATACATAGTGTTGTCTATGCCGCATGCAATAAGCAAGAACAGGGCTGCAGTATAGACAATTATGCGCAAATTTCTCATAACGCAATAGCGGCGAACTTGGCTCTATTTGTCAATCGATTTTTATTCCCATGCTTTCCACGGCGCTAAGAATGTCACCTTGCTTGATTAAGCATTGGGCGGTTTGAATCTCTTTGTACATCACTCTATCTTCACGAAGCCTGGGCACTAAAGAGCGGAGCTTTGCCCGCACACTTTCAATAGCCTCAGAGCTGGGGATATCTCGAATGTCTATAGCCTGCGTAGCTATCATCAGTTCTATAGCAAGAACGTTATTAACGTTTTCTACAATCTGTAATAGTTTTATGGCCGAAACAGATCCCATTGATACGTGGTCTTCCTGATTTGCAGAGGTTGGAATGTTATCTACAGAGGCGGGGTGAGACAGTACTTTGTTTTCACTAACAAGTGATGCAGCAGTTAACTGGATTATCATAAATCCCGAGTCTAATCCGGGTCGATGAGCCAAAAAGGGTGGCAATCCCCTAGATAAAGCGGGATTGAGGATTTGCTCCATGCGCCGCTCACTGATGTTTGCTAGTTCGCTGATTGCTATACCCATGGTATCTAAGGCAATAGCCAAAGGTTCACCATGAAAGTTCCCACCAGAAATCACTTTGTCCTCATCGGGAAAGATGAGAGGATTATCGGTAGCAGAATTAATTTCTATTTCCAGAACCTTACGGGCATAGCATAAAGCATCGCGTACTGCTCCATGTACTTGGGGAGAGCATCGTAGGGAATATGCATCCTGAACATTATCGCAGTTGAGATGGCTTTTACGCAGAGGGCTGTTATCTATAAGCTTACGAATGTTCTCTGCGGAATACAACTGCCCCGGATGAGGTCTTAATTTGTGAACTAATGGGTCCATAGCCTGGGGTGTGCCTAAAAGAGCATCGATGGACATGGCGGCAAGGATGTCTGCCTGTTTGCACATTAGCTCAGATCTGATTAGGCATAATGCACCAATTGCTGCCATTACTTGCGTACCATTATTCAAAGCTAATCCTTCTTTTGCTGCCAGCTTGACCGGCGAAATGTTTGCTTTTTTCATCGCTTCGAAGCCAGTCATTCGCTGCCCCATATATAAGGCTTCGCCCTCGCCTAAAAGCACTAATGCCAGATGTGACAGTGGAGAAAGATCTCCGCTTGCTCCTACCGATCCCCGCATGGGTATTATAGGATGTACATGTTTGTTTAACATCTCAACTAAGGTTTGCAGGGTTTCCAGTCTTATCCCAGAATGCCCTTTTGCAAGCACAGCTATGCGTAATAACATAATTGCCCGGGTAATTTCTTCACTGTAGGGATCGCCAACACTTACGGCATGACTGCGAATAAGATTCGACTGCAATTCTGCAATGTTCTCTTTAGCTATGCATACACTACTGAATTTGCCAAATCCGGTTGTAAGCCCGTATACTATGTCTCCGTTGGCAATTACGCGCTCAACGTAATCTCGGCATTTTATAACTTTGCTAATACTTTGCTCGGCTAAGCGAATCGGTGCTTTTTGAATTGCAACCTGTGCTACTGCCTCCAGACTTAGACTACTACCGTCGATAATTATTTCTTGCATGATTCCTCTGATATAGCTATATAGTAAAGATGATAAGTGGAAACCAATCGTTAGTTTTGCTCAACAGATAGGGATAGGGGGTTTTTGTCAAGCAGAGAAGCAAGTAGTAAGACCATTGAATAATCGTGGCATGGGGCGGAGTCTCATATTACAATGGTGGAGGGTGGGCATGGATAGACCTGAAAAAGCCTACCAAACCGAGATCTCGTGCCTAAAAAATTTGCTATCTATATGTATCTGCAACGGTCTTTTCTTTATCCAGCGCCAAAAGCAACAACATTAGCCTTTGCAGCCAGGGTGTTCCTCCCATATTGGATTAAGCTATGCTTACCCAAGATTCAGGCCACCATTCTCCAATATTTTAGGCTCCATAACGGGAGCAAACTCACCTAACTCTAACCCGATGCGGAGGCAGAGCTATGGGCTGATTTTCAAGCTATGTTTGTACATGGAACTATATTCATCCTTTATAATATGGTTTTTTAGGATATATTCCCGCAGACAACTTAGAACAATTAGATTGTTTCTTGCAAGAGGTTGTTTAAGGCATCTGGGTTTTTCAATTTTTCAAAAATATCTTGTTGGTGATTTACAAACACCTTACCTACTTCCGGATCAAACTGAATATTGAAATTATCGAATACTTCTTTTGCTGCCTCTTTATATGTGAGCTTTTTGCGGTAGGGACGCTGACTAGTCATGGCATCAAAACTGTCTGCCACACTTACAATTCGCGCCAAAGGATGTATCTCATTGAGGCAAATGCCATAGGGATAACCAGCCCCATTCGCCCACTCATGATGCTGCAAGATGATTCGGCTTATCGTTTCGGGCAAACCAATGGGGTTTATGATTTTTGCGCCAATTATAGGGTGTTGTTTTATAATGTCATATTCGCTTGTTGTGAGGTTTTGTTCTTTGTTAAGAACGTTACTCAAAATGCCAATTTTTCCCAGATCATGTAGCAAGGCGCCAATACGCAATTGCCGTAGTTCTTCTTTTTGAATTTGCATTAGCTTACCCAGTTGCATAGCAATTACGGTAACTCGTTCCGAGTGCCCTCGCGTATATATGTCGTTCACTTCCATGGCATTTACCATAGCATGGATAGTGTTTATATAGCTTTTTTCCAATTTGCTTTTGGCGGCAAAAAGTTCAATGGTTCGTTGTTGTACCAACAATTCTAGGTGATCGTGATAAAGCTGATTTTGAACTCGCAATTGGTATGCTTCAACTGCTTTTTTGGCGCTTACGATAAGTTCACTTATTTCAAATGGTTTTCTTAAAAACTCATAAACTCCCAAGTGGATAGCTTTACGCATTATTTCTGTATCCGAAAACCCCGTAATGAGAATTACCGGAATTTTTTCATCATATTTTGAAACAACGCTTACCACCTGCAATCCATTCATTTTTGGCATATTTACATCGCTTATAACTGCCGAGTAATCGTTGGTGTAAAGCCAGCGCATGGCTTCTACCGGATCGTTACAGCTATCTACCTTATAGTCTGTATAATTTTGAATACTCAGACTAATTCCATCCAACAGGGCTTGGTCGTCGTCAATCACCAATATTTTTACATGCTTATCCATTATAACACCTAAAAAATGAGCTCTTCTTGAAAATCAGCTTTTCTAATAAGTGACTCATCGTTATTTGTCACTTTATTAACTGCCGTGCTTACACGGTGACATTCTAATGCTGGATCTTGAAGGGGAACAAGCAAGCTTTTTAATATATCAAGATCTTGCAAACCAGGATCTAACCATAAATCAATTTGCTGTTTAGCTAAAATGAGAGGCATGCGCTGATGTAGGTTTTGCATGAACTTGTCAGCGGCTTTGGTAATGATGCCTATAGAAGGTATATAACTCCCATCTCCTGCTTCCCACACATCGTAAATACCTGCCATATAAAGCAGAGAGCCATCTGCAGGGTAGATATAGTAAGGTATTTTTTGTGGGGATGCCCATTCGTAAAATCCATTGGCAGGAATTATTGCCCGTCGCCGGATAAATGATGCCTTGAATGATGGCTTCTCGTGGATGCTTTCACTGCGAACATTGATGAGAGGTGTTTTAGGAATACTCTTCATCCAAGCAGGAATTAAACCCCAACGGAAGAATCCATTATAGCGCAGATTTGCCTTACTTACAATTGCCATAATTACATGCGTGGGAGCCACATTGAAGGATATTTCGGCTTGTTCGGAACTAAGTGAAGCCCGAAGCTCTTTTTGTAGCAAAACTAATTGATCATGCTTAATTACTTGTGCAAATCTTCCACACATCTAAGATTCCTTTAGGTTGACAAGTTTTAAGCCAAGCGAATAATTGGCAAGAAATATTTGCAGAGATATTTATCCTTTTGCATAAAAAGTGGAGAGAAAGGAGAATTTGTGACCAATAAAGAAATTGACCGAGTAATGCAACTGCTTGAGGAACACTTCTATAGCGTTAAAACTCCGATTGTGGACCTGATTCAAGCAAAAACACAAGAACCTTTTAAGGTTCTGGTGGCAACCATTCTCAGCGCTCGCACTAAAGATGAAACTACTGCCAAAGTGGTGAATGATCTATTCAGTGTAGTCAATAAGCCGGAAGATTTAGATAAACTTAGCGTTGATGAACTGGATAAGATTATTTATCAAGTTGGCTTTCATAACGCTAAAACAAAACATCTTAAAGCTTTACCCACGGTTTTGCGAGAGAAATTTGACAATCGGGTACCAAGTGAGATCGATGATTTGTTGTTATTGCCGGGAGTGGGGCGTAAAACGGCAAATCTGGTGCGTGCAGTTGCTTTTTCTTTGCCGGCAATTTGTGTAGATATCCACGTTCATCGCATTTGTAACCGCTGGGGATATATTAAAACAGATACTCCTCTGCAATCTGAAATGGAACTGAGAGCCAAACTGCCACAAAAGCATTGGCTAAAAATAAACTCTTACGTTGTTGCCTTTGGGCAAAATCTGTGCAAACCACGTAAACCCTTGTGCGACAAATGTACTATTTTCCAATATTGTAAACGAATGGGAGTTAATTAGTAGGAGTAAAGCGAGTATGAACTGCGTGTTTTGTGCAATATCATCTGATGCTTATATTATTGAAAATGATTGTTTCTTTGCTATCAAAGATAAACGCCCCGTATCCAAAGGACATTGCCTTATTGTTTCCAAGCGCCACAGCCCCGACTTTTTTTCACTTTCACCAATCGAGGCGAGTTCCTTGCTGGATATCACCAAAAAACTTAAGGAATATCTGGATGCAGAATATTGCCCTCCTAGCTACAATTTGCTTATGAATTGTGGTGCCAGAGCGGGACAAACGGTTTTCCACTACCATTTGCATGTTATTCCACGCTATTAAAAACCAATCCAGATATTCTCATAAGGAGTAAAACATGTGTAGACGCCTATTTGTTTTAATACTCTGTATTTGTGGATTTCTCTTTGCCAAAGAAACCGGATATGAAGCCGGCAAGGTAACCGTAAAGCTCAAAAAGAGCGTTTCTCCGTCAATACTACAATCTTACTTACCGAATTTAGCAATTTTAAAGATTGAACCCCGATTTCATGCCCAAAAAGATGAAAAGGGCTTTCTTAGCAATATCTACGAACTAAGTTTTGATGAAAAGATAAGCCCATATGCCGTTAGCAATGCATTGAAGCAAACTGCAGCTGTGGTGTATGCCGAACCCATTTTTTGGGATGAAGTATTCGATGTGCCCAATGATACTCTCTATATTCAAACGCTAAACCTTGCCTATATGCAGGCAGAATCTGCCTGGAGCTTACACAAGTGCGAGCAAAATCCTATTCTTATTGCTATTGTGGATACGGGAGTAGCATACAAACATCCAGATCTTGCGCCAAATATTTGGCACAACCTCGCAGAAGATGCAAATCAAAATGGTTATACGATGTATTATGATGGTAGTGCTTGGGTATTGGATGCTGGGGATCTGAATGGGATCGACGATGATAATAACGGCAAAATCGACGATTTGATTGGCTGGAATTTTCTGTTAAATAGTGCTGGAGACGAAAATAACGATCCCAACGATCCGGGATCTCATGGCACAAAAGTAGCGGGTTTGGCTGGAGCTGTTACCAACAACTCCATTGGGCTCGCATCATTAAGCTGGAATCCGGTGCTAATGCCCATTTCCTGTGCCAGAGCTGGAGCCACATCCACCATA encodes:
- a CDS encoding tetratricopeptide repeat protein — protein: MRNLRIIVYTAALFLLIACGIDNTMYNAKNYFKSAQERPLSANGRPTPQAVDEYTKTIQKCGIILTRNSTGKRADDALFLMARALYYKKNSAFQAKDAFESLITGYPKSKHIPDANIYLARILREINQAAQSEAVLEGFVRNPKYIKHHPRALLLLADFEISDEDYIRAQYWLQRIMNDYGKTKEAKEAFFLIGKNYYMQKDYNKSLEEFRTFIDTRGIPKEKKLEAHYYIAINMMMLQQYVDALKEIRYVVRNETRPDMLSRAKVLYGRILLANGEEEDGLEELESVTKTYSRTEHSAAAYYYWGRYLYYTNNDHDTAVTYLNKVRAEFSTSEYSTLGNQLASAITQSTSGQKPSNSNNLQQFLDYYYQRAESFLGAIALPDSALMNYQFVIAQRDSFAIQIDSLSQVISEITAQIDSLEFMLSDSLKTDIAVSIEDSLATVMPDSLSILLEETDTAVDSSFAESPEIVETITEATELNVLEATSLPDSTTSVSIEEVQFADSLNTEEIIEPKPDIPDAVTQNDLTLDIDNPQSAEHAESPPETPEKALSPEELYASINTLERRLETEQKQLEELNEILHQFDTEILPFCYYSMFTIQNKISGREDETEEIHQTLIQRFPRSLYTAAANAVVAGKKPTLTDPDWEEAEIAFDAALEMYPDNPDSLISAMQDFIESEYSDLSIKANYRLGWHYSFEAPDTTLAKTYLNVVLEYDEPPEYKQLVLRFYDGQKFLKRESDYSYIQVPDSLLTADPDSLNSTEPIELDSLDMLSQTTLVDSLSIDTLKAEIDSLDIGSSPQVEDSLSVKPSEAINNILDIEEKAALEESLTIEKDHTLPTTDSLKPDSLDVLPQVDSNPTEALENNTEQNPVSNIDPIPAPPANKEDSESK
- the hutH gene encoding histidine ammonia-lyase — encoded protein: MQEIIIDGSSLSLEAVAQVAIQKAPIRLAEQSISKVIKCRDYVERVIANGDIVYGLTTGFGKFSSVCIAKENIAELQSNLIRSHAVSVGDPYSEEITRAIMLLRIAVLAKGHSGIRLETLQTLVEMLNKHVHPIIPMRGSVGASGDLSPLSHLALVLLGEGEALYMGQRMTGFEAMKKANISPVKLAAKEGLALNNGTQVMAAIGALCLIRSELMCKQADILAAMSIDALLGTPQAMDPLVHKLRPHPGQLYSAENIRKLIDNSPLRKSHLNCDNVQDAYSLRCSPQVHGAVRDALCYARKVLEIEINSATDNPLIFPDEDKVISGGNFHGEPLAIALDTMGIAISELANISERRMEQILNPALSRGLPPFLAHRPGLDSGFMIIQLTAASLVSENKVLSHPASVDNIPTSANQEDHVSMGSVSAIKLLQIVENVNNVLAIELMIATQAIDIRDIPSSEAIESVRAKLRSLVPRLREDRVMYKEIQTAQCLIKQGDILSAVESMGIKID
- a CDS encoding response regulator, whose product is MDKHVKILVIDDDQALLDGISLSIQNYTDYKVDSCNDPVEAMRWLYTNDYSAVISDVNMPKMNGLQVVSVVSKYDEKIPVILITGFSDTEIMRKAIHLGVYEFLRKPFEISELIVSAKKAVEAYQLRVQNQLYHDHLELLVQQRTIELFAAKSKLEKSYINTIHAMVNAMEVNDIYTRGHSERVTVIAMQLGKLMQIQKEELRQLRIGALLHDLGKIGILSNVLNKEQNLTTSEYDIIKQHPIIGAKIINPIGLPETISRIILQHHEWANGAGYPYGICLNEIHPLARIVSVADSFDAMTSQRPYRKKLTYKEAAKEVFDNFNIQFDPEVGKVFVNHQQDIFEKLKNPDALNNLLQETI
- a CDS encoding SOS response-associated peptidase; the encoded protein is MCGRFAQVIKHDQLVLLQKELRASLSSEQAEISFNVAPTHVIMAIVSKANLRYNGFFRWGLIPAWMKSIPKTPLINVRSESIHEKPSFKASFIRRRAIIPANGFYEWASPQKIPYYIYPADGSLLYMAGIYDVWEAGDGSYIPSIGIITKAADKFMQNLHQRMPLILAKQQIDLWLDPGLQDLDILKSLLVPLQDPALECHRVSTAVNKVTNNDESLIRKADFQEELIF
- a CDS encoding endonuclease III, which produces MTNKEIDRVMQLLEEHFYSVKTPIVDLIQAKTQEPFKVLVATILSARTKDETTAKVVNDLFSVVNKPEDLDKLSVDELDKIIYQVGFHNAKTKHLKALPTVLREKFDNRVPSEIDDLLLLPGVGRKTANLVRAVAFSLPAICVDIHVHRICNRWGYIKTDTPLQSEMELRAKLPQKHWLKINSYVVAFGQNLCKPRKPLCDKCTIFQYCKRMGVN
- a CDS encoding HIT family protein, yielding MNCVFCAISSDAYIIENDCFFAIKDKRPVSKGHCLIVSKRHSPDFFSLSPIEASSLLDITKKLKEYLDAEYCPPSYNLLMNCGARAGQTVFHYHLHVIPRY